In a genomic window of Physeter macrocephalus isolate SW-GA chromosome 14, ASM283717v5, whole genome shotgun sequence:
- the CAMKK1 gene encoding calcium/calmodulin-dependent protein kinase kinase 1 isoform X5, whose product MQHSSGEIRKEMSELPSSSKGEGGVFWQKAQLGQRPGSRTESAVWDLQPEWRVPNKAAQSNPLTVAMEGGPAVCCQDPRAELVERVAAMDVARLEETDGSPEPTRNCVDPSPRARAASVIPGGTSRCPAARPGLSARKFSLQERPVGSCLEAQAGPYATGPASHISPRAWRRPTIESHHVAISDAEDCVQLNQYKLQSEIGKGAYGVVRLAYNESEDRHYAMKVLSKKKLLKQYGFPRRPPPRGSQAAQGGPAKQLLPLERVYQEIAILKKLDHVNVVKLIEVLDDPAEDNLYLVFDLLRKGPVMEVPCDKPFPEEQARLYLRDIILGLEYLHYQKIIHRDIKPSNLLLGDDGHVKIADFGVSNQFEGNDARLSSTAGTPAFMAPEAISESGQSFSGKALDVWATGVTLYCFVYGKCPFIDDFILALHRKIKNEAIVFPEEPEVSEELKDLILKMLDKNPETRLGVPDIKLHPWVTKNGEEPLPSEEEHCTVVEVTEEEVKNSVRLIPSWTTVKEGGKK is encoded by the exons ATGCAGCACAGCAGTGGGGAGATCAGGAAGGAGATGTCTGAACTGCCCTCCAGCAGCAAAGGAGAGGGAGGTGTGTTCTGGCAGAAGGCACAGCTTGGACAAAGGCCTGGCAGCAGAACAGAGTCTGCAGTTTGGGACTTGCAGCCAGAGTGGAGA GTTCCCAATAAGGCTGCACAGAGCAACCCACTGACTGTGGCAATGGAGGGGGGCCCAGCGGTCTGCTGCCAGGACCCTCGGGCAGAGTTGGTGGAGCGAGTGGCAGCCATGGATGTGGCCCGCTTGGAGGAGACGGATGGCAGCCCAGAGCCCACCAGGAACTGTGTGGACCCTTCACCTCGGGCCAGAGCTGCCTCCGTGATCCCCGGCGGTACTTCAAGATGCCCCGCCGCCCGGCCCGGCCTCTCGGCTAGGAAGTTCTCCCTGCAGGAGCGGCCAGTGGGGAGCTGCCTGGAGGCCCAGGCTGGGCCTTACGCCACAGGGCCTGCCAGCCACATCTCCCCACGGGCATGGCGCAGGCCCACCATCGAGTCCCACCATGTGGCCATCTCGGACGCAGAG GACTGTGTGCAGCTGAACCAGTACAAGCTGCAGAGTGAGATTGGCAAG GGTGCCTATGGCGTGGTGAGGCTGGCCTACAACGAAAGTGAAGACAGGCATTAT gcAATGAAAGTTCTTTCCAAGAAGAAGTTACTGAAGCAGTATGGCTTTCCAC GTCGCCCTCCCCCTAGAGGGTCCCAGGCTGCCCAGGGAGGACCAGCCAAGCAGCTGCTGCCCCTGGAGCGGGTGTATCAGGAGATTGCCATCCTGAAGAAGCTGGACCACGTGAATGTGGTCAAGCTGATCGAG GTCCTGGATGACCCAGCTGAGGACAATCTCTATTTGG tgtttgACCTCCTGAGAAAGGG GCCGGTCATGGAAGTGCCCTGCGACAAGCCCTTCCCCGAGGAGCAAGCTCGTCTCTACCTGAGGGACATCATCCTGGGTCTTGAGTACT TGCACTACCAGAAGATCATCCACAGGGACATCAAGCCATCCAACCTGCTCCTGGGGGACGACGGGCACGTGAAGATCGCCGACTTCGGCGTCAGCAACCAGTTTGAGGGGAACGACGCTCGGCTGTCCAGCACGGCCGGGACCCCAGCGTTCATGGCCCCCGAGGCCATTTCTGAGTCCGGCCAGAGCTTCAGTGGGAAG GCCTTGGACGTGTGGGCCACAGGGGTCACGCTGTACTGCTTTGTCTATGGGAAG TGCCCGTTCATCGATGATTTCATCCTGGCCCTGCACCGCAAGATCAAGAATGAGGCCATCGTGTTCCCGGAGGA GCCAGAGGTCAGCGAAGAGCTCAAGGACTTAATCCTGAAGATGCTAGACAAGAACCCTGAAACAAGACTTGGGGTGCCAGACATCAAG TTGCACCCCTGGGTGACCAAGAATGGGGAGGAGCCCCTCCCCTCGGAGGAGGAGCACTGCACCGTGGTGGAGGTGACCGAGGAGGAGGTGAAGAACTCAGTCAGGCTCATCCCCAGCTGGACCACAGTG aaggaaggagggaagaagtga
- the CAMKK1 gene encoding calcium/calmodulin-dependent protein kinase kinase 1 isoform X2: MQHSSGEIRKEMSELPSSSKGEGGVFWQKAQLGQRPGSRTESAVWDLQPEWRVPNKAAQSNPLTVAMEGGPAVCCQDPRAELVERVAAMDVARLEETDGSPEPTRNCVDPSPRARAASVIPGGTSRCPAARPGLSARKFSLQERPVGSCLEAQAGPYATGPASHISPRAWRRPTIESHHVAISDAEDCVQLNQYKLQSEIGKGAYGVVRLAYNESEDRHYAMKVLSKKKLLKQYGFPRRPPPRGSQAAQGGPAKQLLPLERVYQEIAILKKLDHVNVVKLIEVLDDPAEDNLYLVFDLLRKGPVMEVPCDKPFPEEQARLYLRDIILGLEYLHYQKIIHRDIKPSNLLLGDDGHVKIADFGVSNQFEGNDARLSSTAGTPAFMAPEAISESGQSFSGKALDVWATGVTLYCFVYGKCPFIDDFILALHRKIKNEAIVFPEEPEVSEELKDLILKMLDKNPETRLGVPDIKLHPWVTKNGEEPLPSEEEHCTVVEVTEEEVKNSVRLIPSWTTVILVKSMLRKRSFGNPFEPQARREERSMSAPGSLSSTPAEDMKTRLAASSLESMSPPRKQLKRKNSEPSASIFDQK; the protein is encoded by the exons ATGCAGCACAGCAGTGGGGAGATCAGGAAGGAGATGTCTGAACTGCCCTCCAGCAGCAAAGGAGAGGGAGGTGTGTTCTGGCAGAAGGCACAGCTTGGACAAAGGCCTGGCAGCAGAACAGAGTCTGCAGTTTGGGACTTGCAGCCAGAGTGGAGA GTTCCCAATAAGGCTGCACAGAGCAACCCACTGACTGTGGCAATGGAGGGGGGCCCAGCGGTCTGCTGCCAGGACCCTCGGGCAGAGTTGGTGGAGCGAGTGGCAGCCATGGATGTGGCCCGCTTGGAGGAGACGGATGGCAGCCCAGAGCCCACCAGGAACTGTGTGGACCCTTCACCTCGGGCCAGAGCTGCCTCCGTGATCCCCGGCGGTACTTCAAGATGCCCCGCCGCCCGGCCCGGCCTCTCGGCTAGGAAGTTCTCCCTGCAGGAGCGGCCAGTGGGGAGCTGCCTGGAGGCCCAGGCTGGGCCTTACGCCACAGGGCCTGCCAGCCACATCTCCCCACGGGCATGGCGCAGGCCCACCATCGAGTCCCACCATGTGGCCATCTCGGACGCAGAG GACTGTGTGCAGCTGAACCAGTACAAGCTGCAGAGTGAGATTGGCAAG GGTGCCTATGGCGTGGTGAGGCTGGCCTACAACGAAAGTGAAGACAGGCATTAT gcAATGAAAGTTCTTTCCAAGAAGAAGTTACTGAAGCAGTATGGCTTTCCAC GTCGCCCTCCCCCTAGAGGGTCCCAGGCTGCCCAGGGAGGACCAGCCAAGCAGCTGCTGCCCCTGGAGCGGGTGTATCAGGAGATTGCCATCCTGAAGAAGCTGGACCACGTGAATGTGGTCAAGCTGATCGAG GTCCTGGATGACCCAGCTGAGGACAATCTCTATTTGG tgtttgACCTCCTGAGAAAGGG GCCGGTCATGGAAGTGCCCTGCGACAAGCCCTTCCCCGAGGAGCAAGCTCGTCTCTACCTGAGGGACATCATCCTGGGTCTTGAGTACT TGCACTACCAGAAGATCATCCACAGGGACATCAAGCCATCCAACCTGCTCCTGGGGGACGACGGGCACGTGAAGATCGCCGACTTCGGCGTCAGCAACCAGTTTGAGGGGAACGACGCTCGGCTGTCCAGCACGGCCGGGACCCCAGCGTTCATGGCCCCCGAGGCCATTTCTGAGTCCGGCCAGAGCTTCAGTGGGAAG GCCTTGGACGTGTGGGCCACAGGGGTCACGCTGTACTGCTTTGTCTATGGGAAG TGCCCGTTCATCGATGATTTCATCCTGGCCCTGCACCGCAAGATCAAGAATGAGGCCATCGTGTTCCCGGAGGA GCCAGAGGTCAGCGAAGAGCTCAAGGACTTAATCCTGAAGATGCTAGACAAGAACCCTGAAACAAGACTTGGGGTGCCAGACATCAAG TTGCACCCCTGGGTGACCAAGAATGGGGAGGAGCCCCTCCCCTCGGAGGAGGAGCACTGCACCGTGGTGGAGGTGACCGAGGAGGAGGTGAAGAACTCAGTCAGGCTCATCCCCAGCTGGACCACAGTG ATCCTGGTTAAGTCCATGCTGAGAAAGCGTTCCTTTGGGAACCCGTTTGAGCCCCAGGCGCGGAGAGAAGAGCGATCCATGTCTGCCCCGGGAAGCTTATCGTC GACACCAGCAGAAGATATGAAAACAAGGCTGGCAGCTTCATCACTGGAATCGATGTCACCTCCAAG
- the CAMKK1 gene encoding calcium/calmodulin-dependent protein kinase kinase 1 isoform X1, whose product MQHSSGEIRKEMSELPSSSKGEGGVFWQKAQLGQRPGSRTESAVWDLQPEWRVPNKAAQSNPLTVAMEGGPAVCCQDPRAELVERVAAMDVARLEETDGSPEPTRNCVDPSPRARAASVIPGGTSRCPAARPGLSARKFSLQERPVGSCLEAQAGPYATGPASHISPRAWRRPTIESHHVAISDAEDCVQLNQYKLQSEIGKGAYGVVRLAYNESEDRHYAMKVLSKKKLLKQYGFPRRPPPRGSQAAQGGPAKQLLPLERVYQEIAILKKLDHVNVVKLIEVLDDPAEDNLYLVFDLLRKGPVMEVPCDKPFPEEQARLYLRDIILGLEYLHYQKIIHRDIKPSNLLLGDDGHVKIADFGVSNQFEGNDARLSSTAGTPAFMAPEAISESGQSFSGKALDVWATGVTLYCFVYGKCPFIDDFILALHRKIKNEAIVFPEEPEVSEELKDLILKMLDKNPETRLGVPDIKLHPWVTKNGEEPLPSEEEHCTVVEVTEEEVKNSVRLIPSWTTVILVKSMLRKRSFGNPFEPQARREERSMSAPGSLSSHSLLPTALQTHPRLPDSAIPHPRLCSSVPAPPSKAYSAAALVTKPCAWL is encoded by the exons ATGCAGCACAGCAGTGGGGAGATCAGGAAGGAGATGTCTGAACTGCCCTCCAGCAGCAAAGGAGAGGGAGGTGTGTTCTGGCAGAAGGCACAGCTTGGACAAAGGCCTGGCAGCAGAACAGAGTCTGCAGTTTGGGACTTGCAGCCAGAGTGGAGA GTTCCCAATAAGGCTGCACAGAGCAACCCACTGACTGTGGCAATGGAGGGGGGCCCAGCGGTCTGCTGCCAGGACCCTCGGGCAGAGTTGGTGGAGCGAGTGGCAGCCATGGATGTGGCCCGCTTGGAGGAGACGGATGGCAGCCCAGAGCCCACCAGGAACTGTGTGGACCCTTCACCTCGGGCCAGAGCTGCCTCCGTGATCCCCGGCGGTACTTCAAGATGCCCCGCCGCCCGGCCCGGCCTCTCGGCTAGGAAGTTCTCCCTGCAGGAGCGGCCAGTGGGGAGCTGCCTGGAGGCCCAGGCTGGGCCTTACGCCACAGGGCCTGCCAGCCACATCTCCCCACGGGCATGGCGCAGGCCCACCATCGAGTCCCACCATGTGGCCATCTCGGACGCAGAG GACTGTGTGCAGCTGAACCAGTACAAGCTGCAGAGTGAGATTGGCAAG GGTGCCTATGGCGTGGTGAGGCTGGCCTACAACGAAAGTGAAGACAGGCATTAT gcAATGAAAGTTCTTTCCAAGAAGAAGTTACTGAAGCAGTATGGCTTTCCAC GTCGCCCTCCCCCTAGAGGGTCCCAGGCTGCCCAGGGAGGACCAGCCAAGCAGCTGCTGCCCCTGGAGCGGGTGTATCAGGAGATTGCCATCCTGAAGAAGCTGGACCACGTGAATGTGGTCAAGCTGATCGAG GTCCTGGATGACCCAGCTGAGGACAATCTCTATTTGG tgtttgACCTCCTGAGAAAGGG GCCGGTCATGGAAGTGCCCTGCGACAAGCCCTTCCCCGAGGAGCAAGCTCGTCTCTACCTGAGGGACATCATCCTGGGTCTTGAGTACT TGCACTACCAGAAGATCATCCACAGGGACATCAAGCCATCCAACCTGCTCCTGGGGGACGACGGGCACGTGAAGATCGCCGACTTCGGCGTCAGCAACCAGTTTGAGGGGAACGACGCTCGGCTGTCCAGCACGGCCGGGACCCCAGCGTTCATGGCCCCCGAGGCCATTTCTGAGTCCGGCCAGAGCTTCAGTGGGAAG GCCTTGGACGTGTGGGCCACAGGGGTCACGCTGTACTGCTTTGTCTATGGGAAG TGCCCGTTCATCGATGATTTCATCCTGGCCCTGCACCGCAAGATCAAGAATGAGGCCATCGTGTTCCCGGAGGA GCCAGAGGTCAGCGAAGAGCTCAAGGACTTAATCCTGAAGATGCTAGACAAGAACCCTGAAACAAGACTTGGGGTGCCAGACATCAAG TTGCACCCCTGGGTGACCAAGAATGGGGAGGAGCCCCTCCCCTCGGAGGAGGAGCACTGCACCGTGGTGGAGGTGACCGAGGAGGAGGTGAAGAACTCAGTCAGGCTCATCCCCAGCTGGACCACAGTG ATCCTGGTTAAGTCCATGCTGAGAAAGCGTTCCTTTGGGAACCCGTTTGAGCCCCAGGCGCGGAGAGAAGAGCGATCCATGTCTGCCCCGGGAAGCTTATCGTC CCACTCCTTGCTCCCCACGGCTCTTCAGACTCACCCACGCCTCCCGGACTCGGCTATCCCCCATCCCCGCCTCTGTTCGTCAGTGCCGGCCCCACCCTCCAAGGCCTATTCTGCAGCTGCGTTGGTCACCAAACCTTGTGCCTGGCTTTGA
- the CAMKK1 gene encoding calcium/calmodulin-dependent protein kinase kinase 1 isoform X4: protein MQHSSGEIRKEMSELPSSSKGEGGVFWQKAQLGQRPGSRTESAVWDLQPEWRVPNKAAQSNPLTVAMEGGPAVCCQDPRAELVERVAAMDVARLEETDGSPEPTRNCVDPSPRARAASVIPGGTSRCPAARPGLSARKFSLQERPVGSCLEAQAGPYATGPASHISPRAWRRPTIESHHVAISDAEDCVQLNQYKLQSEIGKGAYGVVRLAYNESEDRHYAMKVLSKKKLLKQYGFPRRPPPRGSQAAQGGPAKQLLPLERVYQEIAILKKLDHVNVVKLIEVLDDPAEDNLYLVFDLLRKGPVMEVPCDKPFPEEQARLYLRDIILGLEYLHYQKIIHRDIKPSNLLLGDDGHVKIADFGVSNQFEGNDARLSSTAGTPAFMAPEAISESGQSFSGKALDVWATGVTLYCFVYGKCPFIDDFILALHRKIKNEAIVFPEEPEVSEELKDLILKMLDKNPETRLGVPDIKLHPWVTKNGEEPLPSEEEHCTVVEVTEEEVKNSVRLIPSWTTVILVKSMLRKRSFGNPFEPQARREERSMSAPGSLSSC, encoded by the exons ATGCAGCACAGCAGTGGGGAGATCAGGAAGGAGATGTCTGAACTGCCCTCCAGCAGCAAAGGAGAGGGAGGTGTGTTCTGGCAGAAGGCACAGCTTGGACAAAGGCCTGGCAGCAGAACAGAGTCTGCAGTTTGGGACTTGCAGCCAGAGTGGAGA GTTCCCAATAAGGCTGCACAGAGCAACCCACTGACTGTGGCAATGGAGGGGGGCCCAGCGGTCTGCTGCCAGGACCCTCGGGCAGAGTTGGTGGAGCGAGTGGCAGCCATGGATGTGGCCCGCTTGGAGGAGACGGATGGCAGCCCAGAGCCCACCAGGAACTGTGTGGACCCTTCACCTCGGGCCAGAGCTGCCTCCGTGATCCCCGGCGGTACTTCAAGATGCCCCGCCGCCCGGCCCGGCCTCTCGGCTAGGAAGTTCTCCCTGCAGGAGCGGCCAGTGGGGAGCTGCCTGGAGGCCCAGGCTGGGCCTTACGCCACAGGGCCTGCCAGCCACATCTCCCCACGGGCATGGCGCAGGCCCACCATCGAGTCCCACCATGTGGCCATCTCGGACGCAGAG GACTGTGTGCAGCTGAACCAGTACAAGCTGCAGAGTGAGATTGGCAAG GGTGCCTATGGCGTGGTGAGGCTGGCCTACAACGAAAGTGAAGACAGGCATTAT gcAATGAAAGTTCTTTCCAAGAAGAAGTTACTGAAGCAGTATGGCTTTCCAC GTCGCCCTCCCCCTAGAGGGTCCCAGGCTGCCCAGGGAGGACCAGCCAAGCAGCTGCTGCCCCTGGAGCGGGTGTATCAGGAGATTGCCATCCTGAAGAAGCTGGACCACGTGAATGTGGTCAAGCTGATCGAG GTCCTGGATGACCCAGCTGAGGACAATCTCTATTTGG tgtttgACCTCCTGAGAAAGGG GCCGGTCATGGAAGTGCCCTGCGACAAGCCCTTCCCCGAGGAGCAAGCTCGTCTCTACCTGAGGGACATCATCCTGGGTCTTGAGTACT TGCACTACCAGAAGATCATCCACAGGGACATCAAGCCATCCAACCTGCTCCTGGGGGACGACGGGCACGTGAAGATCGCCGACTTCGGCGTCAGCAACCAGTTTGAGGGGAACGACGCTCGGCTGTCCAGCACGGCCGGGACCCCAGCGTTCATGGCCCCCGAGGCCATTTCTGAGTCCGGCCAGAGCTTCAGTGGGAAG GCCTTGGACGTGTGGGCCACAGGGGTCACGCTGTACTGCTTTGTCTATGGGAAG TGCCCGTTCATCGATGATTTCATCCTGGCCCTGCACCGCAAGATCAAGAATGAGGCCATCGTGTTCCCGGAGGA GCCAGAGGTCAGCGAAGAGCTCAAGGACTTAATCCTGAAGATGCTAGACAAGAACCCTGAAACAAGACTTGGGGTGCCAGACATCAAG TTGCACCCCTGGGTGACCAAGAATGGGGAGGAGCCCCTCCCCTCGGAGGAGGAGCACTGCACCGTGGTGGAGGTGACCGAGGAGGAGGTGAAGAACTCAGTCAGGCTCATCCCCAGCTGGACCACAGTG ATCCTGGTTAAGTCCATGCTGAGAAAGCGTTCCTTTGGGAACCCGTTTGAGCCCCAGGCGCGGAGAGAAGAGCGATCCATGTCTGCCCCGGGAAGCTTATCGTC ATGCTGA
- the CAMKK1 gene encoding calcium/calmodulin-dependent protein kinase kinase 1 isoform X3, whose translation MQHSSGEIRKEMSELPSSSKGEGGVFWQKAQLGQRPGSRTESAVWDLQPEWRVPNKAAQSNPLTVAMEGGPAVCCQDPRAELVERVAAMDVARLEETDGSPEPTRNCVDPSPRARAASVIPGGTSRCPAARPGLSARKFSLQERPVGSCLEAQAGPYATGPASHISPRAWRRPTIESHHVAISDAEDCVQLNQYKLQSEIGKGAYGVVRLAYNESEDRHYAMKVLSKKKLLKQYGFPRRPPPRGSQAAQGGPAKQLLPLERVYQEIAILKKLDHVNVVKLIEVLDDPAEDNLYLVFDLLRKGPVMEVPCDKPFPEEQARLYLRDIILGLEYLHYQKIIHRDIKPSNLLLGDDGHVKIADFGVSNQFEGNDARLSSTAGTPAFMAPEAISESGQSFSGKQIVLDLCSGSGRTPNLDVPRSPSSGSPTPGTVLRPRRESQGTCSQTSGPGSAGLAASDCHELVRSVRVCRASPVGWDLNQLDEVPPISRGARSCPQRAEALGAASFVSPRCSARSSMISSWPCTARSRMRPSCSRRSELSTTGPAHPQGGLSGF comes from the exons ATGCAGCACAGCAGTGGGGAGATCAGGAAGGAGATGTCTGAACTGCCCTCCAGCAGCAAAGGAGAGGGAGGTGTGTTCTGGCAGAAGGCACAGCTTGGACAAAGGCCTGGCAGCAGAACAGAGTCTGCAGTTTGGGACTTGCAGCCAGAGTGGAGA GTTCCCAATAAGGCTGCACAGAGCAACCCACTGACTGTGGCAATGGAGGGGGGCCCAGCGGTCTGCTGCCAGGACCCTCGGGCAGAGTTGGTGGAGCGAGTGGCAGCCATGGATGTGGCCCGCTTGGAGGAGACGGATGGCAGCCCAGAGCCCACCAGGAACTGTGTGGACCCTTCACCTCGGGCCAGAGCTGCCTCCGTGATCCCCGGCGGTACTTCAAGATGCCCCGCCGCCCGGCCCGGCCTCTCGGCTAGGAAGTTCTCCCTGCAGGAGCGGCCAGTGGGGAGCTGCCTGGAGGCCCAGGCTGGGCCTTACGCCACAGGGCCTGCCAGCCACATCTCCCCACGGGCATGGCGCAGGCCCACCATCGAGTCCCACCATGTGGCCATCTCGGACGCAGAG GACTGTGTGCAGCTGAACCAGTACAAGCTGCAGAGTGAGATTGGCAAG GGTGCCTATGGCGTGGTGAGGCTGGCCTACAACGAAAGTGAAGACAGGCATTAT gcAATGAAAGTTCTTTCCAAGAAGAAGTTACTGAAGCAGTATGGCTTTCCAC GTCGCCCTCCCCCTAGAGGGTCCCAGGCTGCCCAGGGAGGACCAGCCAAGCAGCTGCTGCCCCTGGAGCGGGTGTATCAGGAGATTGCCATCCTGAAGAAGCTGGACCACGTGAATGTGGTCAAGCTGATCGAG GTCCTGGATGACCCAGCTGAGGACAATCTCTATTTGG tgtttgACCTCCTGAGAAAGGG GCCGGTCATGGAAGTGCCCTGCGACAAGCCCTTCCCCGAGGAGCAAGCTCGTCTCTACCTGAGGGACATCATCCTGGGTCTTGAGTACT TGCACTACCAGAAGATCATCCACAGGGACATCAAGCCATCCAACCTGCTCCTGGGGGACGACGGGCACGTGAAGATCGCCGACTTCGGCGTCAGCAACCAGTTTGAGGGGAACGACGCTCGGCTGTCCAGCACGGCCGGGACCCCAGCGTTCATGGCCCCCGAGGCCATTTCTGAGTCCGGCCAGAGCTTCAGTGGGAAG caaattgTCCTTGACCTCTGCTCTGGGTCAGGCCGGACACCCAACCTCGACGTGCCGAGATCCCCGTCCTCAGGTTCTCCCACTCCAGGGACCGTGCTGAGGCCCAGGAGGGAATCTCAGGGAACATGTTCCCAAACTTCCGGCCCTGGCAGTGCAGGCCTTGCTGCGAGTGATTGTCATGAACTCGTTCGTTCAGTCCGCGTTTGTCGAGCATCTCCTGTGGGCTGGGACCTGAACCAGTTAGACGAGGTCCCCCCCATCTCCCGAGGAGCCCGGAGCTGCCCCCAGCGAGCTGAGGCGCTGGGCGCCGCATCCTTTGTCTCTCCCCGCTGCAGTGCCCGTTCATCGATGATTTCATCCTGGCCCTGCACCGCAAGATCAAGAATGAGGCCATCGTGTTCCCGGAGGAGTGAGTTGTCCACCAcgggccccgcccacccccaggGAGGCCTGTCTGGGTTTTAG